From the Streptomyces sp. Tu 2975 genome, one window contains:
- a CDS encoding LacI family DNA-binding transcriptional regulator, whose amino-acid sequence MVTLADVAQHAGVSASTVSYVLSGKRTISALTRERVERSITELGYHPNAGARALASNRSNIIALMMPLRMDMYLPVMTEIAIGIATHARGHGFDVLMLTSEEGPEAVHRVVGSGLADAIILMDVELDDARLPLLRESGRPAVLVGLPAETTGLTCVDLDFTATGALCAEHLAGLGHREIAVIGEAPAVYERRTGFAERTIDGLRTRARELGLRVLHRPCEGNYAAMAGALAQIFSERPDVTGFVVQNETAVEPLLGLLRQHRRAVPEDISVVAICPEQVAVHGSVRLTSVAIPARDMARHAVEQVVAKIEGRAGDEVVLLAPELTVRASSGPAPAPGV is encoded by the coding sequence ATGGTCACCCTCGCCGACGTAGCGCAGCACGCCGGAGTCTCGGCCAGCACGGTCAGCTACGTCCTGAGCGGGAAGCGGACCATCTCCGCGCTCACCCGGGAGCGGGTCGAGCGCAGCATCACGGAACTCGGCTACCACCCGAACGCCGGGGCCCGTGCGCTGGCGAGCAACAGGTCGAACATCATCGCGCTGATGATGCCGCTGCGCATGGACATGTATCTGCCGGTCATGACGGAGATCGCCATCGGGATCGCCACCCACGCCCGCGGTCACGGGTTCGACGTGCTGATGCTCACCAGCGAGGAGGGACCCGAAGCGGTCCACCGGGTCGTGGGCAGCGGGCTGGCCGACGCCATCATCCTCATGGACGTGGAACTGGACGACGCGCGGCTCCCGTTGCTCCGCGAGAGCGGCCGGCCGGCCGTGCTCGTCGGACTGCCCGCCGAGACCACCGGACTGACGTGTGTGGACCTGGACTTCACCGCGACCGGCGCGCTGTGCGCCGAGCATCTGGCCGGGCTCGGTCACCGTGAGATCGCCGTCATCGGAGAGGCACCCGCCGTCTACGAGCGGCGCACCGGTTTCGCCGAGCGGACCATCGACGGACTGCGCACGCGGGCACGGGAACTCGGGCTCCGGGTGCTGCACCGCCCCTGCGAGGGCAACTACGCGGCCATGGCCGGCGCGCTCGCCCAGATCTTCTCCGAACGCCCCGACGTCACGGGCTTCGTCGTACAGAACGAGACCGCCGTGGAGCCGCTGCTCGGTCTGCTGCGTCAGCACCGAAGGGCCGTGCCGGAAGACATCTCGGTGGTCGCGATCTGCCCGGAGCAGGTCGCCGTCCACGGTTCCGTACGGCTCACCTCCGTCGCGATCCCGGCGCGCGACATGGCGCGGCACGCCGTCGAACAGGTCGTCGCCAAGATCGAGGGGCGGGCCGGCGACGAGGTCGTCCTCCTTGCGCCCGAACTCACCGTGCGTGCCAGCAGCGGTCCGGCCCCCGCTCCCGGCGTCTGA
- a CDS encoding MerR family transcriptional regulator, producing MGNRLRAVDLARTAGLSVQQVRNYVDTGVLPPVERTASGYRVFTAAHAEALAAAREAAAGHGWATTRTVMRAIHDRDVETALAALDASHAELDRERAELAAVHDALGTVLAQPAVTTATALPGMRIGKVARAVGVRPPVLRLWEAHGLLRPDREPGTGYRVYSRSEFHAAQVVALLRRGHYPPATINAVLGELRATGRPDRVLGELTKRQRDLHRRSLHRLRASAALHAYLRYLGHTA from the coding sequence GTGGGGAACCGGCTGCGGGCCGTCGACCTTGCGCGCACGGCCGGGCTCTCCGTCCAGCAGGTCCGCAACTACGTGGACACGGGTGTTCTGCCTCCGGTCGAACGCACCGCCAGTGGATACCGCGTCTTCACCGCCGCGCACGCCGAAGCCCTCGCCGCGGCTCGAGAAGCAGCCGCCGGCCACGGCTGGGCGACCACCCGGACGGTCATGCGAGCCATCCACGACCGCGATGTGGAGACCGCCCTGGCCGCTCTCGACGCCAGTCATGCCGAACTGGACCGCGAACGGGCCGAACTGGCGGCGGTGCACGACGCCCTGGGCACCGTCCTCGCGCAACCGGCTGTCACCACGGCCACCGCGCTTCCCGGCATGCGCATCGGCAAGGTCGCCCGCGCCGTGGGGGTCCGACCACCTGTGCTCCGGTTGTGGGAGGCCCACGGCCTCCTGCGACCGGACCGGGAGCCGGGCACGGGATACCGCGTCTACTCCCGCTCGGAGTTCCACGCGGCGCAGGTCGTCGCACTGCTGCGCCGAGGGCACTACCCGCCGGCCACCATCAATGCGGTACTGGGCGAACTACGGGCCACCGGCAGGCCCGACCGCGTGCTCGGCGAACTGACGAAGAGGCAGCGGGATCTCCACCGCCGCAGCCTCCACCGGCTCAGAGCCTCCGCGGCCCTGCATGCCTACCTGCGATACCTCGGGCACACCGCATGA
- a CDS encoding glycoside hydrolase family 31 protein translates to MDQSPSLAQSSPTVGTVRECDGALEWSGRQETVRIEPWGPDAVRIRARIGGPLLDGLPGALTDGPPGGSFSVKTEQGAGVLVNGAITAEIGAEGLLRFTATEDGRELLAEERAHFWWPGSRLYTPNGNGYHRLEQRFAAYDDEKLYGLGQHQHGLFDQKGAVVDLIQRNAEVGIPVLTSSRGYTLLWNNPAIGRVELARTGTRWVADSARQIDYWITAGAPAAAQQRYAAVTGRTPMLPEWAAGFWQCKLRYRTQEELLSVAREYKRRGLPLDVIVCDFFHWTHLGEWKFDPAEWPDPAAMVGELEELGIRLVVSVWPSVSPLSENHRPMEQRGYFIGTEYGPTAHADWPDKEVAEPVQVAFYDATNPAARDFVWSRVRENYLEPYGIRSFWLDACEPELKPGFSANLRYHAGPGLEVGNLYPRENARTFYEGMLAAGEKEVVTLNRSAWAGSQRYGAALWSGDIGTDFATMRRQIAAGLNTALSGIPWWNTDIGGFHGGDPEDEAYREVMIRWFQFGALSPLMRLHGFRDPGMPLGPSMTGGPNEVWSYGERAEEVLSWYLGLRERLKPYVLEQMRAAHEEGLPPMRPLFLEFPDDERAWEIADTYLFGPDLLVAPVLEAGATSRAVHLPAGVRWTDAWTGEEYEGGRTVTVDAPLERIPLFLRDGAELPITG, encoded by the coding sequence GTGGACCAGTCACCCAGCCTTGCCCAGTCCTCCCCCACCGTGGGTACCGTCCGTGAGTGCGACGGTGCCCTGGAGTGGAGCGGACGTCAGGAGACCGTGCGCATCGAGCCATGGGGCCCGGACGCCGTCCGGATCCGCGCCAGGATCGGAGGACCGCTGCTCGACGGTCTGCCGGGCGCCCTGACCGACGGCCCTCCGGGCGGTTCCTTCTCCGTCAAGACGGAGCAGGGCGCCGGCGTGCTGGTCAACGGGGCGATCACCGCCGAGATCGGCGCCGAAGGGCTGCTGCGGTTCACAGCGACCGAGGACGGACGGGAACTCCTCGCGGAGGAACGCGCCCACTTCTGGTGGCCCGGCTCCCGGCTCTACACCCCGAACGGCAACGGCTACCACCGCCTGGAGCAGCGCTTCGCCGCCTACGACGACGAGAAGCTGTACGGCCTCGGCCAGCACCAGCACGGCCTCTTCGACCAGAAGGGCGCGGTCGTCGACCTGATCCAGCGCAACGCCGAGGTCGGCATCCCGGTACTCACCTCCAGCCGCGGCTACACCCTGTTGTGGAACAACCCGGCGATCGGCCGGGTAGAGCTCGCGCGGACGGGCACCCGCTGGGTCGCCGACAGCGCGCGGCAGATCGACTACTGGATCACCGCGGGCGCCCCGGCCGCGGCGCAGCAACGCTATGCGGCGGTGACCGGCCGGACGCCGATGCTGCCGGAGTGGGCCGCGGGCTTCTGGCAGTGCAAACTGCGGTACCGCACCCAGGAGGAACTGCTGTCCGTGGCCCGCGAGTACAAGCGCCGCGGACTGCCGCTCGACGTGATCGTCTGCGACTTCTTCCACTGGACGCACCTCGGGGAGTGGAAGTTCGACCCGGCCGAGTGGCCCGACCCGGCCGCCATGGTCGGGGAGTTGGAGGAGCTGGGCATCAGGCTCGTCGTCTCGGTGTGGCCTTCGGTGTCCCCGCTGAGCGAGAACCACCGGCCGATGGAGCAGCGCGGGTACTTCATCGGCACCGAGTACGGTCCGACGGCGCACGCCGACTGGCCGGACAAGGAGGTCGCGGAGCCCGTCCAGGTCGCCTTCTACGACGCGACGAACCCGGCGGCCCGCGACTTCGTCTGGTCGCGGGTGCGGGAGAACTACCTCGAACCGTACGGGATCCGCTCGTTCTGGCTGGACGCCTGCGAGCCGGAGCTCAAGCCCGGTTTCTCCGCGAATCTGCGCTACCACGCGGGACCGGGCCTCGAGGTCGGCAACCTCTATCCGCGCGAGAACGCCCGCACCTTCTACGAGGGGATGCTGGCCGCCGGCGAGAAGGAGGTCGTCACCCTCAACCGCTCGGCGTGGGCGGGCAGTCAGCGCTACGGGGCGGCACTGTGGTCCGGTGACATCGGCACCGACTTCGCCACCATGCGACGCCAGATCGCGGCCGGGCTCAACACCGCGCTGTCGGGCATCCCCTGGTGGAACACCGACATCGGCGGCTTCCACGGCGGCGACCCGGAGGACGAGGCATACCGCGAGGTGATGATCCGCTGGTTCCAGTTCGGGGCGCTGTCCCCGCTGATGCGGTTGCACGGCTTCCGCGACCCGGGTATGCCGCTCGGTCCGTCCATGACGGGCGGCCCCAACGAGGTGTGGTCGTACGGGGAGCGGGCCGAGGAGGTCCTGTCCTGGTACCTGGGGCTGAGGGAGCGCCTCAAGCCGTATGTGCTGGAGCAGATGCGCGCCGCCCACGAGGAGGGCCTGCCGCCGATGCGTCCGCTGTTCCTGGAGTTCCCGGACGACGAGAGGGCCTGGGAGATCGCCGACACCTACCTGTTCGGCCCTGATCTTCTGGTCGCGCCGGTGCTGGAGGCGGGTGCGACCAGTCGTGCGGTCCACCTGCCGGCCGGCGTCCGTTGGACGGACGCCTGGACGGGCGAGGAGTACGAGGGCGGGCGCACGGTGACGGTGGACGCGCCGCTGGAGCGGATCCCGCTGTTCCTCAGGGACGGCGCCGAGCTGCCGATCACGGGGTGA